The window TTAGCATCAGCAGGATTTGTTGCGGGAAAAGATGAGAGAATCTCTTCATCGATGCCCCTCCCCCGCCCGTGCCACATACCTTCGGGCTCATCCTCCTACCTCaggttctggttctggttctggttccatttgtttttctgcCTCTGTCTCAGGAGCCGGCTCTACTAGCTCGTCCGTTACGTCCACAGCGCGTGCAGCGTTTAGCGCagcggttctcaaactttttggatCTGGGGACCATTCCTCGCCCCCCAAGACTTTTTCCTTAACCCcgtcattcatttaaaaataaccaCGTGGAGCTCTGTATGTCATCAGAATTCATGTTCTAAAACGGAATCTTACTCCTAGCAAGTTgcgagaagaaagaaaaaaaacacgtaaaaTGTGGTCGTTGAGAAGATTGCAGAAGGTTTGAAAGATCACGCGGCGTAATCCGTTCCATTTGGTGTCAATCTTTTCGGTACGCTGGAGATGGTGTCAAAACCGTCCGCGTCTGACTTTTAGGTGTCCCCGTTATGCGGGGAGCGTGACCCCCAGGGGGGAGGTGCCCCTCGCCGCGGGTCATCTGCCCGACCTTTGGCCAACGCTCAAGGTGCTCAAATATTGCTGAAGTGAGCTCAAAATACCGTCGTTTGTTtggggttggtttttttttccgtgacTCGACGTACGAGCGGTTTACGACGGCGGCCAACTCAACTCGCGTCACTGCGAAGAGCGACTAACGTCGACCCGAGATGAGTTGGGGAATTAAATGACGGTTTGTTCCTTTCTATTTGGCCGAAGGGAATCGTTTTGGTACGACGTGACGATCGACTGCAAATAGTTTTGCTGCGACGTGTGGGGCCCGGTTTTGAGAACGCTGAGGAACGAGCGTCCCGCAGGCTGTTAGGGGCTTCAAAGTTAAGTCGGGGAGACTCGGACACGCGGCGTTAATTTGTCAGGACGAGGCCGCGGAAGCAAAACGTTAGCCAGTTAGGAGGAAGCTCTTACCGTCGTAATCTTCGCGGTGGGCccgagaaagaaagaaagaaagaaagaaaggagcaGAAGGACATTTACTAAAAAGATCCCACGCGTGGGATCCGTGCGGGCCGAGGACGAAGACGACCGAGGAAGGAAGCGCGGCGTGAGCGATGCCACTTACCCTCCGTCTGATCGCTGGGGACAAAACAAGACCAAACGTCAGAACGCagaaggaaatttaaaaaaaaaaagaaaagaaatcaaaaaGACGAGGACGGGACGAGACGGAAAGGGAAAAAGaggacaaaagaaaaggaaaagaagacgggAGACCAAAAGGGGAAGACACGCACAAAAGGAGAGGACAAACAATGGCTGGAGGCGACCAAtcaaagcggggggggggggggggggctcaactCACTAGTCTTCGGTGTCAGACATGTTGAAAGACGGCGGCGCCACCTGCAGGCCAAACAACAAAACGCGACGTTTACTTCAGCAGCACCCGGAAACGTGAATTGCGGCGCTTTTACACGACCGGCCGCTCGATTTCCAGATCGCCCTCAAAATAACGCAAactaagaggggaaaaaaggatcCGCTGGCGTCTCCTACGATATCGCGTGGCATCATTGGAGCGCCCGGAAAGTCGCACTAAAGTTAAGATGGCCAACGAGGCACGTTCGTGGACGACGACGTAAGACAACACCATCACAATAGAATTCAATTTAaacgagcagaaaaaaaaaaatgattggtcGACGTGCCCGGCGACGCTTTGTCCAATCAAAAGAGGGCGCGGCACCTTAGTCACGATGCCACATCCTGTCACATCCCGACATCGCCTAATCCACGGGaaacaaaaatggattacacCGGAAGAGCGTCGTGACGTATCGTAATATCACGGATGCCGTGAGGAAAGTACACAAAAGCGTTCCGAGAATCGACCGAAATCGGAATAATATCGTCCGATCGAGACCAGGAAAACCAGCGTGGAACCCGATCGAGACGCCCGCCCGGCAACAGCGCCTCGGTCCCGACAGGCGAGAGCGAAGACGCGACAGGTGAGTGACGACTTGATCCAATGAGAAGCGAGCTTCGGGCTTAGGCGCGCATTCCTCCCATTATCGCGTTCCTTCGTCTATTTCCAAGCGGCAGCTGCGCGGCGGCCCGCCCGGCTCGGGTTTCCCGGGACGTCTTGTCGGGATCGGGTCGCTTCCTCGGCGCTGACTCGGCCTTTTGGGAAAACCTCAGAAGGTAAAAGTTCCCGCGGTGCCGCCTCCCCGGCGCGGGAATTTGTCGACGCCTGGAGAATTTCGGCCGTCCGTGTCGGCGCTAAAGCGTCGATCCCGGCGCCGTGTGGCAGTCGGCGGGAACGTCAAACGCGCAAAGTCGACACCTCGGGAAGCGTTCCGCCGTTGAGCCCCCGAGAATCGGACTGAGCCGGCCCACGTTAAGAGGAGCTTCCGCGAGAGGCTCGAAATCGGCCGACCGAACGAGCGTGGAAGTCCTTCCGCGGGCTTCCAGTGGACGGACACTGACCAAGGAAATCCTTCTCGCGGCCTTTTTTGGGGTCTAGTCCACCAAAATTGATGAACCCCACTCTAATCATTTATGAATAATTCCTGATATTGACGCCAATGATCTCCGCGCAACATTTTGACTCCGCTCAATCTGGTCCACATTTGTGTGGTCGCCGAGCTATTTCGAGAACAGGCCCACGCGGTcctcatgtggcccgcgagggcTCCCGGGTCGGTGACCCCTTCTCGAAATGGACTCCGTACCTTAATAGTCCCCGCAAGAATTTCGACTGGAACTTAAGAAGCGAGCTCGGCCACCTTCCAAACGCACCGAGACGACGGTGGCAGTCGGGACGGCCCGCATCTTCCCAGGCGAGCCGCGACCCCGACCGCCACCTGTAACCTTCGGCGGGAGCCCCGAGATGCACCTCAGAACCGGGACTATTTGCCGACGGCCCTCGGAGCGGGAAAAACGGCGTACGTAGACCGAGAAGGACGCATCATTGGGAGTCGGTAAATCCCGTTCGGACTCCTGACGTGAGAGTTGATGGTTGGTGATCAATCGCGGCACCGCGGTTGGAAATCGCTGCACTCAGGGGAGGAGAGGACTACggaactggggggggggggggggttagttcGGGGGATTTGGACCACCTTACCTGAGTTTAGCAGAAGGAGCGTGAAGCGTGTCGGTCGGCTGTCGGCTTCTGCAAACTTGCCGCGCTGATGATGTTCTTGTGTTATAGCGACGGGCGTTGATTGGCCCGGGGGTCGGGCGGGAGGGGGCccctccccttcctcctcccGCTCCTCGATAAGGAGACGCCGGCTCCAGTTTGGACGAGAAGCGCCACGCGCCGAGAGTCTTTGGGCTATTCTGGGATGGCGGCATGAGGCCAGCACATTTCACAGCAAAAAAACAAGTCCGACAGAACCTTCCCCTGCCGAATTCTTCAATGTTCTCATTCACGCGTTCTTCGCTCCAAATCTCGGAATGTTCTCCTCTGAAAGCGTCTCGGACCTTCTTGTGCGCACGGAACATCCGACGACGTCGCCCTCAAAAGGAGGAGAACGATTGATTGATCGATCCATCAAATGTGACCTGGCTTTGCAAGGTCTGTTCCTCCCGCTTGGGGGCGCTGCTGCACACAGTATGGAGCGGGTGAACTGTgtgccccgcccccgccccccctttttttttttctgtgggccACTTGTCAGTGGGACCACAAACACCCGTCCTATAAAATAACCTAACCCGACGTTATCGTGCAGAGTGACATCGTGGACAATAAAGTAAGACCGCACCAAGACGAGCGGAATGTGACACAACGCGAGAAGACCGAACGCCGTCTTGTGTCCACTCGGCTCATGCGGGGAAATACAAAATGGCCGCTTCCCACGCGGAAGAGCATCCGACAAATGGGAAGAAGTCGGGAAACAAAAAGACGAACAAACTGATAACAAAACgggatgaaatgaaaaaaaacgtttcgCGCGTGCGTCTGCAAGAGACGACGACAACACGTTGACCTCGTGGCAAATGGTGCCCAAGATGTCTTCGCGTGTTCTTTGATGTTTTCAAGCGCATCTTTTCACAATCTCAGACGGACAAATAGATTGCACCACTAGGTGGCGCGTCGAGGGCGTAGCTGGATCAAGAGCGACGCGTGACCAGGGAGAGCCAATCACCAGCGTCCGCCGCtcgaggaggaagaaaaaaaaaattggagttaTGCAAAAAAGCGAGCGTCAGCACTTTCGACAGCAGCCGCTGATCTTGCGGACCTTCAGCACGGACGGCTCGGCTTCTTCACCGTCGGGCGTGGGGGGCGTCGACGCCCGACGGAAGAACGTGCCCCGCTTGCGTCCGACACCTGAGCCGGGGGTCCCTGACGCACGGGTCGGGGTGGGCGAAACTTAAGGTCCGGCTCGGACGCTGCTGTCACTCCGTTTATTTTGGGACTGTCATGGCGTGCGGGGCTTGCGTTCGGGGCCGGGGGGGGGTCGAGACGGCAAGAGGCCACTTCGACACTCCGGGCTGCGACGAGCAGCCGGACGGACAGacgggcccccccccccccccctccccaacctcCCTGCGCCGCTGCACCAGGTAAATGCACCTGGACTTCTCGGgttgagcgtgtgtgtgtgtgtgtcggggggggTCTGAAGCCACCCAACCTCCCCACCTTGTTGCTGTTGTCGTCGGGGGAGGGGGTTTGCTCACCACGTGTCGCATTGTCCAACTTGTTGTCTTCGACAGCCACTAAGAAAgtttctttgtgttttgttttttttggaggggggggggggcgcgcgcTCTTTTTGGGTACAGATCTTTCGTTGCGGACCACGACTTCTATAATTACTCTTTCCACTTTCGATGCCAACCTTAAAAGGGTGGGGGTCGAGGGCGCTCATAgtttagcgggggggggggggggggggtggagtgtCACTGGCCTACATTTCACCAAATGGCGACAGCTGATTCGTTCAGCTGACCtttattaaaatgttgttttgaaatataCATTATCGTTCATCATTGATCGTGCTGCCGCTGGCTCAATCGTCACCGCCGGCCGTTTTGAGAGGCCACGCCCACGTTTGAGCTTTGAAAGTGACCTTTGACCTCCGATGCCACCAGAACGTGCTCGTTTGTTTGctcactgaacaaaaaaaaacaacatctttgATCCAAAAGTATCAAATGACAACTTGAAGGCTTACAACATTGGACTTTACCTTCAATGCATATTTCTTGAAGAAATATGAATGAGTTCAGTCTGGAAAATAACCTTTTTTAATGTACGGCATTAAGGGCGGCAAGgcagcacagctgtaaagcggtTGCCTCACGGTCCTGAGGACTATGTATGTAAATAGGAAGGAAGTATCGTAAGTATAAAAAAGACTTTCATCAAGGTAAAAGGGGAAATACAAACGCGGACGTTTTAAGGAGAAAACAAAAAGGCCTCAATGGCTGaaagggaaacaggaagtgattgCGAACAGCGAACAGAAACCATGTAAACGTACGTGCCGCAAAATGTACCGCTGACAAACAATAGCAGATAAGCGTATGTACACAACACCCCCCGAAAACAAATTTGCGATTGTCTAACGCGTGATGTTCGGCAAAGTGTCGCGGGGGCCTCGGTGGCTGGGGCGAGACGGCCTCAGTAGTCTCCTGGACGGGAATCtggaaaagacacaaaaaaattggattttttttacccttgcGAAAAATCGAGCTCCAAGGTGGGTTTTCTGTTTTCAAGTTGAAGCCGATGCATAGAAATGAAATGCTTTGAATGGGCCAAAGTCCCCGACTTTCAAGACGACATTTAAGCTTTGAGTCTGACCCTTGTTGTGGTTTGGTCTTCAGGAGGCAGAAGCACTCATGGCGGTCGCATACGGAGCCGCCGTCCCGCCCGGACTCTTTCCCCTCCAGTACCCGCCTCCCTTGTTGCCCAAACCCGGCAAGGACAACGCCCGTCTGCAGAAACTCCTGAAGCGGAACGCCAAGAAGAAGACTCCCCCGCTGGCGTCGCAGGCGTCCGGCCCTTTCCGATCCAGCCTCTCCCCCGTCGACGAAGCCAGTCCCGACCTGGAGCGGAGCGACCACTACACGCCGCCCAAAACTCCCGAGGTCCCGTACGCCTTCTACGCCGCCCAGCAGTCGTCCCGCTTCGCCGCCCGGACCCGTTATCAGCACGTGGCGTCGCCGTACCCGCGGCGGGCGGCCTTTTCTCGAGCGGGCCGGTTCTCGCCTCAGCCGCTCGCCCCGGAAGACGGCAGCGTCGCGGCGCCTCTGTATTCAAGTTTGCCGCAACTGATTCCGGGGCCACCCCCGCCCGTGGTCCCTGTCCAGCCGACGCCCACTATAATCCCTCAGCAACCTCCTCCTTCTGTCCCTCACCCGAGGGCGCCTCCTCCTGAACGGAAACCCCCAGATTTGAGTCCCGGACCAGCTGCAGCCCCAAGAACCGAGCCAAAACCAGCGAGCCCCAATCCGACCTCGTACCCAGGACCGGCAGCTCGAGCTTTCACTCGGCCACTCACTGTGCTGACTCAGTTCGTCAAGCCAAAAAGTCCTCGTCCGACGTTCAAAGCCACCGAACCCCCGAAatctccgaggtccatgttTGAAGTTCCTCAAATGCGCTTGTACACTGCGAGCACATCCTATTACGAGACGTCCAGGACGCCGCCCGTGTATGACACCTTTGCCCTAACCGCCATCGGCGGCACCCTCCCCACTGAAAGCAACCAAGAAGCAGGCCCGGCATTCGAGGCTAGGAGTACCAGGACCCCGAATACGGTAGTGCCCTCGGAACCACAATCCAAAACACCGACTGCAGACGCAAGAAGAGAAAGAGTAAAAGTCGAAATCAATGCAGTAGCAGTAGCAGCAGCTCCAGCCATTGAGCTCAGGAGGGCCACACCCACAGCTGAAACGACAGTCAAAACACCGACCCAGGAAATGGAATCACCACCGTGCCTCACGGCGCGTCCGAGAACGCCGGCAAAGCGTGCCGCGACACCCTTGTTTGAGATCTCCAAACCTAACCCTCTCTTGTTTGCCGTGTCACCAGCGATGATGGAGCCAGAGAGAGCGAGAACCCCTAAAATGAGAGCCAAGAACCCCGAGATCACTGTGCCTGTGACGGGTCTGAACGGGCTCCCACAGACAATTACAAAGTCCAAATCAGAATCCGATCTCACAAGACGAACTCCGACAGCGGAGCTAACACCAGCAGTGACAAGCTTCGGATATCAGAGGCCGAAAACTCCAACCTACGAGGCATCCCGCCTGCTCAGCTCATCACCAGCTTTTAAAAGACCGAGAACTCCCACATACGGGACGTCCCTCCACGGTGGGCCTGCTGCAGTCTTCCAGAGATCAAAGACACCAACTCCAGTGGGGCCCAAAACTAAGTCTGCCTACCGGGGACTGACACCTGTAGAGTACGCGGCTTACGGCGGAATCAGAACGCACACGCCGGCCTTTGCGATTACCGGATCTCAGGCGACCACTCGCGAGGAGCCCGCATCTACCCAAATTAAAACACCGCCGCGAGAACAGACAGTGTCCGAAGTCAAAGAGAGCCCCCAAACTGACGAGAAGGTCTCTGCTGCCCCAACAATTCCCGTGATTGTTGTTTCCAAGACACTAGAAACCTCAGCAGTAACACCGAAAGCAGAACCCAGGGTGGATCCTCCACTGCTCCCTGGGGGAAAACAACCGCTCCGAGAAACACCAAACATCAAACTTCCAAGCTTAGAGGAGGGAAATCCCATCCACCAGAAGTCAGACTTGGCAAAACCTCCTGTGGCCGAACAAGCTTCTCCTGCTCCTGAGAAAGACCGTGTGACGGCAGTCAGAAAGCTTCTTGGCAAACAGAAAGTCCTGCCCTCCAAATACCAAGATCAGGCAAAGGCTGAGGAGTCAGTAAAAGTCACAGAGGTGGTTGCAAAATCCACCCAAagtcaaaacaaagacaacaaagcTGGAACATCTCCGACACCTGAGGAGAAAGATGAAGATCCACCCAGAACTCTCCAGAAGCCGAAGGCATCGAAATCCAAAATGAGTGGCTGGTCCAGACTGAAGAAGCATATGGTGGTGGAGCAGGAAGTGCCTTTGTTTCCACAGGCAGAGGCAGCAGAACGGGACCGGGTCCAGGGCCAGGGCCAGGGCCAGGGCCAGGGCCAGGGCCAGGGCCAGGGCCAGGGCCAGGGCCAAAGCCAGGGGGTCCACACTGCCGGTTCCGCACCCCCTAAAGCCAGCAAGATGTGGGACGCCGTCCTCTTCCAGATGTTCTCCAGCAAGGAGAACATCATGCACCAGATTGAGttgaagaagaaggaagagcAACAGAAGGGGGAGGAGAAGAAAGACAAGGAGCAGGCCAGGGAAATCCCGTCCTTTGCATACCGGCTGCCCATCTTGCTCTTCAGCCCCAAGTTTGACGCCAAGAAGCTGAGGGAGGCGGCCTCCAGGCCCCTCACCAAGTTCTCCACCGTCTTCGAGATGGGTCTGATCGGACGCAAGGCCAAAGAAGACGAACCAAAAGACTTTAACAGAACCGCCAAGGGTTTCAGCTCTTCTTAAGAGGCCCGGAAGGCCCCTCGGATATTTCAGGATAGCTCGAGTCAAGAAAAGCACGGGCGGGTGGACTCTGCTCTCTAATCGCCAGGCCTGGAAAAAGTTTTGCGCCGGCTCGGACATCACGTGAGCATCTCATTTCATGTCTGATGATTAAAAGTCTTGATATTTCAAGTCATTAACAAGTTCAAAATGTTCCTTTGGTGGTCTTTGACGTTCGCCACGGTGCTACTTGCTCGCCCTGAACTTTGATGCTTTGATTTTGAGCTCTGAGTTTGTGCCACAAATAACAAGACGAGACAAGACAAGactctttttgtgttttcgAGTAGGCTGAAGTGGAAAAACTAGAACGAGAAGGTTTTTGTCAAGAGAATGTGGAATGTCTGGAAGGCCGGCGTGAAAGTCGAGATGGAGATGAAGAGTTGGGAACTTTTCAAATGGCGGATTGACTGTCCGGCAGTCTTGCTGCTTTTCTGCCTCGCGTGCACGACTCCCCTCTGTGTGTTtgccttggctttttttttttttttccatccacgtGTGAATCGAATCTGAATTTCTACTTTCACTTCCCAagggattttcaaaataaaccaaCACAGGCAAACTTTTTCACCTCTTGCCAATTTCTGTCGATCTCGTATCGCTCCAGAGCGCGTAACGGCCAATTTGGGTTCGGGtttggaggggaggggagaGTTAAAGGTTCAAGTTAGGGTTTCGGATTTCACGTCGGGCTCATAGATTTAGGGACGTGGGTTTAGCTTTAGCATTTGTGGTTTTGATCAAAGGTCGGGGGGGGACGAGTTCATTTTATGTCTCATTCGATAAGATATTGAACTTTTTAGTAGCTTCATTTGGTAGCGTACCTCGAGCACACCGGAAATATTTCCCAGCCAAAATGAGACCGCTGGGGAGTGGTGGTGATGTGATTGGGGTTTACTTTCCAGAGGCTCGGGAACTTTTTCCTGAACACGCGGGTCTGGTGCGGTTACTTCAGTCCTTAAATCGGGATTACACAAAAGGTGCAGTACATGGTTGTTCTGGGGACCTCCGACCGGTAAGCTACAGAGAGTACTTTTTCAAACTTTGTTCCTAGGATCATTTCCGAACCAAAGGAAGTGGTCAGGACGCTTTTACGCTGCAGGTGTTCGCCTGAGATTTCAAATCATGGAACCCGTTTCCCAAGGATTAAGCGTTGCCGTTCATCTCTGGTCCAAAAGTGCTCCGAGTGTTGTGTTCCTTTTAACAGAAGGCTGGTGTGACTTCTCTCACCCGACTTTCCGTTCATGGCGTGTTCCTGATCCAGCGAGATCTTCTCATACTTGCCGTGTCCCGTCACCACAAACTTGAACTTCTTACTCGATGCTCCTGAGCCCTGACGACagcacaaagaaaagaaaagaaaagaaaacaaacatcaaCACGCGTCGCAAAAGCAACCCACGAAGGCCTCGGGATTAGCACATCCGTCGCACCTTGGCGTTTGCGGCGGACCTCCCTGACGAATCTCCAAGAACCTCCCACATGTTCTTCTTCTGCATGACATCTCCACACTTCACATCCTGGCGCAAAAATGCTCGGTTAACGCGCGGGTCGGCGTCGGGGCCTTTTTAGCGCGCCGAGCGCACTTGGCATTTTCACCTTTGTCGACTCGCGCCCTGACGGGTTATGCGGAGGTCGGCCGCCGTCGGGTTGGCCCTTAACCCACCGGGTGATCAGGTTGGCCACACCCACCCTTAAGCCATCAGCGTCCTGATTGGTGAACATGTCAGACTGTCAAGAACAGAGACGCGAGGGAAGGGCGGCAGCAACGAGAACTTGTAGGCGACTTTCTCCCCCCGGCAATTCCGCTCCACGTTTTGGTGATCTCCGAAAGGTGTCGCGGGTTGTTGAAGATGTTTCACCttgaattgcttttttttttttttttttttcagttctggatATCTGGAGTGGAGTTTCGGTTTTTGTTCGTCAGGTGGGTGTGTCCCCTCACGTTAGCCACGAGGGGATCGCTGAACCCTAATCCATGCTTTCATTACGTCGCAACTGGAATACTGTGGTGGATTTTGGAGTTAGCCGGTCCTCCCTGGAACGTCTCCGGTTAGTCCAAAATGCCGCTGCACGTAACCCCgaatttcaactccctccaCTCTCGAGTTCATTTTAGGATTTTGCTATTTGTCTTCCAATCTGGGCCGACCTCACCCGCGGCGTGAGACCCACCCGAGCTTTCTTCTGTCGACGTGGTTTTTGTCTACGTCTTTCCAAACAGCACCCATCTCTTCTTACAGTTTGAACAACGGGTTGTTATGTAAAAGAAAAACCATTCACCcagcaaaagacaaaaacaacaaccctcTCCAGGACACCCTCAAGACAGATACTGCACTCATCAGAGATAGACAACAGATAGTCAATAGAGGAACGGGGTATCCAAGAGTCCCGGTTCGGGTTGACCCGGAAGCAGCCTCTCAAACGAAAggtgaaacattttcaacaaccGACAAGAGTCCAGTTGCTTCTTTGCCAAGACTCTCGAGGGCCACATTTCTTGAGGAAAGTTCTCGTCGCAAATGAAACAACCTTCAAGTTCTGAGCGAAAAGGTGGAAAAGGGGACTTCATTCAGGGTGGGGTCACAGTGACTGGGGGGAAATGGTAGCCTTACAATAAGAGTTGAGCTCGGACGTTTCCACATTAGCGTGTTAGCGTCCAAGTCCGACTTTCAAGTCGAAGATGTGAGCGGCAGGTACCGACGGGCCTCTTACCCGACAAGAAGTTGTTTTGGGCGGGCCGCCGGTCCACGCCTCACGGGCCTCGAACAAACTCTTTCTGGAGGTGACGGCCTCCGGCGAGTCGGGGAGATCCGCCACCGAGGCCTTCGACCCGTGAGGTTCCCGCGAGTTCTGCGACCCAAGAAACGCTCGGTCGGTAAAACAGTGACGGAGAATAAGCTTCTTTCCCTGACTGGATCGGCCGGCACCAACCAACGTGCCCGCGTGCGTACCTCCACGGCGTGCGCGTACTGCTCCATCTTGTCGTCCATGTTGCTGGTGAGGACGAGCGCTGGCGTCTTCTTGAAACTGTTGCTGAGCGGTCGCAGACAATGACAACAAATGATGACCTTGTTGCCTTGACAACTCCACAAAAAGCAAGATCCATTGTGAATTCCAGGTGGCGCTgtgcaaagtgtgtgtgtggtgggggggggatgatgatgatgacgatgatgatgcgGTGACCATCCACCATCCGGGGGCAAGCCGCCTATTAGCAGCCACCTCGATCGTTGTTCGGAGGCGCCCAAAAACTTGGATCCGAACTCGCATCGTCACCCGTGGCGGAGGGGCCGCGggtgcagaatggcagccacgcttCACCAGTAGCTTGGCACCGCAGGAGCGTTGGGAAAAGGCAAAATTTTGAACATTTGAACATCAACATTTACCTTTTCTTCAGCGAGCGGTGGAAGGATTCTGTCCTCTCTGTGATCTGCAAGTCGGAAAAATTGCAAATCAAATCTTTTCCGCTTCAAAATGTCTTTCAAAGGAGGGGAGAGACTTTGAATTTTTGAAAAGCAATTCCAATCATCTTCATGGGTGTTTATGTTTGTTGAAGTGAGTCAAATGAACTGTTGCAAGCGTTTAAAGTGTTTTGCAGCGTGTTCAAAAGTCTTAAATGCTGTGAAATGGGTGAAAATCTGTATGATGactcaaaaatgaaatttgaacttgaaatttatgatttctttttttgttgttgttgttattcacTTGCTTCAGTTAGCAAGCAATGCTTTGATTGGTCGAAGCGGACAGCCGATCGTGTTTTGTCACCACGGCGACATGCTGAAGGGCCCCAAAGTCAACAACTGTGGTCGCTAGGCAACCGTCTACCTTGTGCGCGGGCGTCTTGACCGGCCCCAAAGTCtcgccgtcgccgtcgtcgtcgtccgagCTCTTCACCCGCGAGGCCtcgtccctcctcctcctccgatcCTGGCCGTCGTGCGGGCCCGCCGGCGACTCCTCCTGGCAATCAAATTCATGGTCAGTCGGTCAACAAAGACCCCCGTCCGTTGATCAAACGCTGACGAAATTGACCACAAAAGATGTCTTTATCGTCACATTTCTATCAAGGATATCCGTATGTTGTAAATCTTAAAATGAGCCAGCTTCTATCTACAAACGTCTGAAAATATCAGGAAGGGAATCTGAACCCAAAGTCCCAATTTCAGATTCACGTACGCGACGTCTCAAGCCGTCGTGACGACAGGACCAAAATGTCCGCTCACCCGACCGGCGCCCTCCGACTCCGCCGCCGAGGCGCCCCGACGCTCCTCCTCTGCGCGACCTCCGACCTCCGGGAGGCGCCGCTGTCCCGTCTGCTCTCTGCGCCGCGTCCAATCGCCGAAGCCTTCGTCCTCCTCCGGAGACGGCGAGCCGCCGGCCTTGGCCTGCAGGCTGTCGAATCCGGACCGAGAGAAAACCGTGTGGCCGTCGGTCCGATTCGGAGTTTCATATAAATATCACCATCGTCATCGTTTTTCCACTGCAGGACGCGGGCGCGCGTCTCCGTCGCGATTTGCCGCCAGTGCATTGGGGTGTCTTGAGCCATTTCAGACCTTTGACCTTTCCAAAAGTTGAGGTCAAAGATACTGAGAGATTTCACCAGTAGGTGGCGCCTGAAGGTCAAGTTTCGAACGGCCAACCGCAAGCCTCAACTCACAAAAACGATTTCGTATTGGCCATCAAACTAGCGAATCGTATTCCGCGGAATCGGCGAGGACACGGGTTGCGTGCGAGACGTACGCGTGGTCGTGGTGGGCGCGGCCCGTCCTCCGGCCGACGTCCTCCCGGGCCCGCCGCCGGCGTTCTCGCTCGACCTCCTCGGCGTCCTCGGCGCTCCTCTGAGCCGTCAGCCTGCCGGACGACAAATCGCAGTCAGCGCCGAACTTTCA of the Syngnathoides biaculeatus isolate LvHL_M chromosome 14, ASM1980259v1, whole genome shotgun sequence genome contains:
- the lsp1a gene encoding lymphocyte-specific protein 1, which encodes MSEGLLRRNSGKQGLQNLIRLTAQRSAEDAEEVERERRRRAREDVGRRTGRAHHDHALQAKAGGSPSPEEDEGFGDWTRRREQTGQRRLPEVGGRAEEERRGASAAESEGAGREESPAGPHDGQDRRRRRDEASRVKSSDDDDGDGETLGPVKTPAHKITERTESFHRSLKKSNSFKKTPALVLTSNMDDKMEQYAHAVENSREPHGSKASVADLPDSPEAVTSRKSLFEAREAWTGGPPKTTSCRDADGLRVGVANLITRWVKGQPDGGRPPHNPSGRESTKDVKCGDVMQKKNMWEVLGDSSGRSAANAKGSGASSKKFKFVVTGHGKYEKISLDQEHAMNGKSDSRPGDY
- the prr33 gene encoding proteoglycan 4; translation: MAVAYGAAVPPGLFPLQYPPPLLPKPGKDNARLQKLLKRNAKKKTPPLASQASGPFRSSLSPVDEASPDLERSDHYTPPKTPEVPYAFYAAQQSSRFAARTRYQHVASPYPRRAAFSRAGRFSPQPLAPEDGSVAAPLYSSLPQLIPGPPPPVVPVQPTPTIIPQQPPPSVPHPRAPPPERKPPDLSPGPAAAPRTEPKPASPNPTSYPGPAARAFTRPLTVLTQFVKPKSPRPTFKATEPPKSPRSMFEVPQMRLYTASTSYYETSRTPPVYDTFALTAIGGTLPTESNQEAGPAFEARSTRTPNTVVPSEPQSKTPTADARRERVKVEINAVAVAAAPAIELRRATPTAETTVKTPTQEMESPPCLTARPRTPAKRAATPLFEISKPNPLLFAVSPAMMEPERARTPKMRAKNPEITVPVTGLNGLPQTITKSKSESDLTRRTPTAELTPAVTSFGYQRPKTPTYEASRLLSSSPAFKRPRTPTYGTSLHGGPAAVFQRSKTPTPVGPKTKSAYRGLTPVEYAAYGGIRTHTPAFAITGSQATTREEPASTQIKTPPREQTVSEVKESPQTDEKVSAAPTIPVIVVSKTLETSAVTPKAEPRVDPPLLPGGKQPLRETPNIKLPSLEEGNPIHQKSDLAKPPVAEQASPAPEKDRVTAVRKLLGKQKVLPSKYQDQAKAEESVKVTEVVAKSTQSQNKDNKAGTSPTPEEKDEDPPRTLQKPKASKSKMSGWSRLKKHMVVEQEVPLFPQAEAAERDRVQGQGQGQGQGQGQGQGQGQGQSQGVHTAGSAPPKASKMWDAVLFQMFSSKENIMHQIELKKKEEQQKGEEKKDKEQAREIPSFAYRLPILLFSPKFDAKKLREAASRPLTKFSTVFEMGLIGRKAKEDEPKDFNRTAKGFSSS